The following coding sequences lie in one Saimiri boliviensis isolate mSaiBol1 chromosome 6, mSaiBol1.pri, whole genome shotgun sequence genomic window:
- the OR51G1 gene encoding LOW QUALITY PROTEIN: olfactory receptor 51G1 (The sequence of the model RefSeq protein was modified relative to this genomic sequence to represent the inferred CDS: substituted 1 base at 1 genomic stop codon), protein MTLLXSTELEVTTFFLMGFQGLDLHGWISVPFCSIYLTVILGNLTILHVIHTDATLHEPMYYFLAILALTDLGLCLSTLPTVLGIFWFDAREIGRSACFTQLYFIHTLSLVESSVLLSMSIDRYVAICNPLRYSTVLTPACIVKMGLSSVLRSALLILPLPFLLKRFQYCRSHVLAHAYCLHLEIMKLACSSIIVNHIYGLFVVACTVAVDSLLIFLSYALILRTVLSIASRQQRLRALNTCASHVCAVLLFYIPMIGLSLVHHFGEHLPRVVHLLTSYVYLLVPPLMNPIVYSIKTKQIRQRIIKKFQFVKSLRCFCKD, encoded by the exons ATGACACTTCTCTGATCCACTGAACTGGAGGTAA CCACTTTCTTTCTGATGGGCTTCCAAGGTCTAGATCTCCATGGGTGGATCTCTGTTCCCTTCTGCTCCATCTACTTGACAGTTATCTTGGGGAACCTCACCATTCTCCATGTCATCCATACTGATGCCACTCTTCATGAACCCATGTACTATTTCTTGGCCATACTAGCTCTCACAGACTTAGGCCTTTGCCTTTCCACATTGCCCACTGTGCTGGGCATTTTTTGGTTTGATGCAAGAGAGATTGGCAGGTCTGCCTGTTTCACTCAGCTCTACTTCATCCACACCTTGTCTCTAGTGGAGTCATCAGTTCTATTATCCATGTCCATTGACCGCTACGTGGCCATCTGCAACCCATTGCGTTACTCCACTGTCCTGACACCTGCATGTATTGTCAAGATGGGGTTAAGCTCCGTGCTTAGAAGtgccctcctcatcctccccttGCCATTCCTCCTGAAGCGCTTCCAATACTGCCGCTCGCATGTGCTGGCCCATGCTTATTGTCTCCACCTGGAGATCATGAAGCTGGCCTGCTCTAGCATCATTGTCAATCACATCTATGGGCTCTTTGTTGTGGCTTGCACTGTGGCTGTGGACTCCCTGCTCATCTTCCTCTCATACGCCCTTATTCTTCGCACCGTGCTCAGCATTGCCTCCCGCCAGCAGCGACTCCGAGCCCTCAACACCTGTGCCTCGCATGTCTGTGCTGTGCTGCTCTTCTACATTCCCATGATTGGGCTGTCTCTTGTTCATCATTTTGGTGAACATCTGCCCCGCGTTGTACACCTCCTCACGTCCTATGTGTATCTGCTGGTACCACCGCTCATGAACCCCATTGTCTACAGCATCAAGACCAAGCAAATTCGCCAGCGCATCATTAAGAAGTTTCAGTTTGTAAAGTCACTTAGGTGTTTTTGCAAGGATTAA